One genomic segment of Chitinophagaceae bacterium includes these proteins:
- a CDS encoding AAA family ATPase, translating to MVKLFEKCSEIDRIFQKDIYQRSVKKHKIFLRGNENFYVYILIEKKNETDENVKKIEDEILEIYPSAEISFLYESDVEEDDFYKDIFSEATNNGNIHIEYGRRRFNTFLNKPVDKVRFERKNDSCPIVTFYSYKGGMGRSTTLAFFALHLAFKKRLKVFIIDADFEAPGFTNFFLKYPNEENQRNGLIEYIFDKKTKLTSKEYLERYTWEVDNTFIKNDFLDGKKGSIKIMPAGNLKSDFQNPSKDFLQYDMNHYLEALARINLVNQDAIMNTFTEVIQDIQDTFQPDVILIDSRTGFNDVMGVTAMQLSQIMVGFFRNDIQSLPGIKFFIDNAMQRMKYIEPYLINSILPHNISLKKNIFNDFKQKIQNITGTLQREDAEWDLEFPCFPLSKNENIEILKMQMTPYLFALL from the coding sequence ATGGTAAAGCTTTTTGAAAAATGTTCAGAGATAGATAGAATATTCCAAAAGGATATCTATCAAAGAAGTGTTAAAAAACACAAGATATTTTTGCGGGGGAATGAAAATTTTTATGTGTATATTCTCATAGAAAAAAAAAATGAAACAGATGAAAATGTAAAAAAAATAGAGGACGAAATATTAGAAATCTATCCTTCTGCGGAAATTTCTTTTTTATACGAATCCGATGTGGAGGAAGATGATTTTTACAAAGATATATTTTCTGAAGCAACCAATAATGGAAATATTCATATAGAATATGGACGAAGGCGTTTTAATACGTTTCTCAATAAGCCCGTTGATAAGGTGCGGTTTGAAAGAAAAAATGATTCTTGCCCTATAGTTACTTTTTATAGTTATAAAGGAGGAATGGGACGTTCTACTACTCTTGCTTTTTTTGCACTCCATCTTGCCTTCAAAAAAAGATTAAAAGTGTTTATTATTGATGCAGACTTTGAGGCACCAGGGTTTACAAATTTTTTTCTCAAATACCCAAACGAAGAAAATCAAAGAAATGGACTTATAGAATATATCTTTGATAAAAAAACAAAACTCACAAGTAAAGAATATTTAGAAAGATATACTTGGGAAGTAGATAATACATTTATTAAAAATGATTTTTTAGATGGAAAAAAGGGTTCTATCAAAATAATGCCTGCAGGAAATCTTAAAAGTGACTTTCAAAACCCTTCCAAAGATTTTCTTCAATATGATATGAACCATTATTTAGAAGCCCTTGCAAGGATAAACCTTGTAAACCAAGATGCCATTATGAACACTTTTACGGAAGTTATCCAAGATATCCAAGATACTTTTCAACCCGATGTTATACTCATTGATTCCCGAACGGGTTTTAATGATGTGATGGGAGTAACTGCTATGCAACTTTCTCAAATAATGGTCGGCTTCTTTAGAAATGACATTCAATCTCTCCCCGGTATTAAGTTCTTTATTGATAATGCAATGCAGCGAATGAAATACATAGAACCTTATCTTATAAATTCTATACTTCCTCACAATATTTCTCTTAAAAAAAACATTTTCAACGATTTCAAACAAAAAATTCAAAATATTACTGGAACATTACAAAGAGAAGATGCCGAGTGGGATTTGGAATTTCCCTGTTTTCCGCTTTCTAAAAACGAAAATATAGAAATCTTAAAAATGCAGATGACACCATATCTCTTCGCCCTTTTATAG
- a CDS encoding M1 family metallopeptidase, with the protein MTKMRTILIVMLLCPISIYGQSNYWQQKVEYTIDVDMDVNTHRMKGNEIVWYYNNSPDTLKKVFFHLYLNAFQPGSMMDIRSRTISDPDRRVGERILHLKPEEQGYEKIIALKQNRQAVEYFVDGTILEVELHSPIAPKNKTFFTLEFEAQIPLQIRRSGRNSSENVAYSVSQWYPKIAEYDHMGWHTDPYVAREFYGVWGNFSVRILIDSNYVVAASGVLQNATEVGKGYIENSLVNKKNSQAKLLWKFEAKNVHDFMWAADPHYIHDVVTPPNLPTFHFFYKSDTAIIKNWKKLQVDFPKAFSYLNTHFGEYSYPVFSVIQGGDGGMEYPMSTLITGNRKYRSLIEVAIHEAAHSWYQGLLATNESLYPWMDEGFTEYATVFTEHFLFDSLDKASYINPLEAAYKSYFALVASNKQESMITHSDHYSTNFAYSINAYAKGAIFEHQLGYIIGENKLKKGLLKYFNTWKYKHPTPADYLNIMEKTSDIQLDWYYQHFVNSINTIDYGIKYVETQDTTTQVILERIGKMPMPIDILVKYEGGTEEAFYIPLDLMRGIKENENTFLKRNVLIQWNWTHSYYTFIIPKPLKKIISIEIDPSQRMADIDRNNQQYPHTIIHHTQTGTSYERYNEKKE; encoded by the coding sequence ATGACAAAAATGAGAACTATTCTTATAGTAATGTTGTTATGCCCTATAAGTATATATGGACAAAGTAATTATTGGCAGCAAAAAGTAGAATACACCATAGATGTGGATATGGATGTAAACACACATAGAATGAAAGGAAATGAAATAGTATGGTATTATAATAATTCGCCCGATACCTTAAAGAAAGTATTTTTTCATCTCTACCTCAATGCATTTCAACCTGGAAGTATGATGGATATTCGTTCCCGAACTATTTCCGATCCCGATAGAAGGGTTGGCGAGAGAATACTCCATCTGAAACCCGAAGAGCAAGGGTATGAGAAAATTATTGCTCTCAAACAAAACAGACAAGCGGTAGAATATTTTGTAGATGGAACAATTTTAGAGGTAGAACTTCATTCACCTATTGCTCCCAAAAATAAGACATTCTTTACATTAGAATTTGAAGCACAGATTCCTTTACAAATAAGACGTTCGGGGAGAAACAGCAGTGAAAACGTAGCTTATTCTGTAAGTCAGTGGTATCCTAAAATAGCGGAATATGACCATATGGGATGGCATACAGACCCTTATGTTGCACGAGAATTTTATGGTGTTTGGGGTAATTTTTCCGTTCGTATCTTAATAGATTCTAATTATGTAGTAGCCGCTTCGGGTGTCTTGCAAAATGCAACAGAAGTAGGAAAAGGATATATTGAAAATTCTCTTGTGAATAAAAAAAATTCTCAAGCAAAACTTCTTTGGAAGTTTGAAGCAAAAAATGTGCATGACTTTATGTGGGCAGCAGATCCTCATTATATTCACGATGTAGTAACCCCTCCCAATTTACCTACTTTTCATTTTTTTTATAAATCCGACACCGCTATTATAAAAAATTGGAAAAAACTCCAAGTGGACTTTCCTAAAGCATTTTCTTATCTGAATACACATTTTGGAGAATACTCATATCCCGTTTTTTCCGTTATTCAAGGAGGAGATGGAGGAATGGAATATCCTATGTCTACCCTTATTACGGGTAATAGAAAATACAGGTCACTCATAGAAGTAGCTATTCACGAGGCGGCACACAGTTGGTATCAAGGATTATTGGCTACGAATGAATCGCTTTATCCTTGGATGGATGAAGGATTTACAGAGTATGCAACTGTTTTTACAGAGCATTTTTTATTTGATTCTCTTGATAAAGCTTCGTATATAAACCCATTAGAAGCTGCCTACAAAAGCTATTTTGCATTGGTAGCGAGCAATAAACAGGAAAGCATGATTACTCACAGTGACCACTACTCTACTAATTTTGCCTATTCTATAAATGCCTACGCTAAAGGGGCTATCTTTGAGCATCAACTTGGTTATATAATAGGAGAAAATAAACTCAAAAAAGGGCTTTTGAAATATTTTAATACTTGGAAATATAAACATCCCACTCCCGCAGATTATCTTAATATTATGGAAAAAACATCGGATATACAATTAGATTGGTATTACCAACATTTTGTTAATTCTATCAATACCATAGATTATGGAATAAAATATGTAGAAACTCAAGATACTACCACGCAAGTCATATTAGAAAGAATTGGAAAAATGCCAATGCCCATAGATATTCTAGTAAAGTATGAAGGGGGAACAGAAGAAGCATTTTATATCCCTCTTGATCTTATGCGTGGTATAAAAGAAAACGAAAACACGTTTTTGAAAAGAAATGTTTTAATTCAATGGAACTGGACACATTCTTATTATACCTTTATTATACCAAAGCCACTCAAAAAAATTATTTCCATAGAAATAGACCCAAGTCAAAGAATGGCAGATATAGACAGAAATAACCAACAATACCCCCATACAATTATACACCATACCCAAACAGGAACCTCTTATGAAAGGTATAATGAAAAAAAAGAGTAA